TGTCCTGCTTCCTATTGGAGATTCGGATGGGCAAGTTGTTATTTTGCAGCTGAAAGAAATTGACGATGAAACAGAAGAATATGTTGGTGTTGAAAACGAATTTGTGTTAGAGACTGTCTTTGCTCTGTTCAAAGAGCGAAACAAAGATTTCTTTACATTTGAGTAATTAAACAATGCAAGCTCAAACCAACAACACGATAAAAGGGGGGTGCATTATGGATATTTGGCATCGTGTAGGCAGAATTGTTCGCTTCTCAAACTTAGGAACTCTTCTGTTCTTTACTCTTAATATTCTGCTGATTGTTGCTGTGTTCGGTTCGTCAGGAAGCATTGTTGAACTGATTTGTATTTACTTTTTCACAGTAGCTATCAGCTTATCCCCATTAGGCGAAATGTGCCTGGCTGCCTTCGCAGGAGCAAGCGATATAAAAAGAGTAGATATAAAACTTCGAGTTGTCCCGCTGGTTCAATATGTTTTAGATAAAGCAAAAGAGAACACATCATACTGTCCTAAAAAAGTGAAAGTGAAGATTATCCATGATCCTGCTCCAAATGCATTTGCTCTAGGTAGGCAAACACTATGCATAACTGACGGATTGCTTTTACTCTCCGATGATATGATACTTGGAATTCTCGCCCATGAGATCGGACATCTCTCATACGGACATACTGTTATCCAATTATTGATTGGCGGGGGCAATATATTTATATCCGGGTGCCTCCTGTTAATCAAAATATCCTACTGGATTTTTTCTGCAATCATGGGGCTGTTCGCAATATGCTCTCGTAGTGGTGTAATGGGTATAATTACCGCAGTTTTCGCAGGAATATCAACAGCACTTTCTTGGTTATGGGTAAAGTTCTGTATGCTTTTTCTGATGTGGTCTATGAGACAAAATGAGTATCTGGCTGATGAATTTGCTTATAAAATTGGTTTTGGTCTTGAATTAGCGACGGTATTAGACCAACATATCTCAGATGTTCCGCATGATGGTTTTCTCAGTGCAATATACTCAACTCATCCATGCAACGATGATAGGGTTGCAGCATTGCAAAATTTAGGTGTACCCTATTCTCGATACTAAATTCATAATCTCACAAATTGGCAAGCAGTGTAAACCTGTACAGGTTCACTCATTTTCTCGATTTTCCCTTCGGTGCAATCTTCGCAAATTTGCTTGTTGGGGAAGCATCCCCAATCCCCTTTGAACATCATCTGCCGATGATGGCTACACGATTTTCAATCGTTTCTCAAAGAACAGTAGAATAAAAATTTGCCCATGGTTGAAAGCACCGAAATCGAAAAGCAAAAAAGCAGCCACGATCCGCACCCTTTGGGGAGTGCAGACCGTGGCTTTTTGCTTTAACGGAAGTTCTTCTTTTCCTCTTTCTCTTTCTCTTTTTCCTGCTCTTTCTGCCTGTCGATATTCAAAATCGTTTCAACCGTCCGTTTGGCAATCAGCAGTTCTTCTTTCTCTTTTCTGATCTGACGGTACTCAGCGTAGTCCTGCTTTTTCTGGACTGCCAGCTGATGAAACTCCTCATACAATGATTGCATGGACGGGAGCTTTGTAATCTGCAATTCATCAAAGGCTTGCTTCGCCGCTTTATGAATTGTGATTTCCTGACGGTGTTCTTCAAAGAATTTTTTGCTATATCCAGACTTGCGGTACTCGATATAAATTTGCCTTGTGTTGCGATAATTTTTGATGTGCTGCTGCAACGCCTGAACCTCAACCATACGTTTCTCTGCGACCTTGATAGAATCAGAAAGCGCATCGAACCGGGCAGACAGATTTTCAATATGAGCAGTCAGATCGTCGTAGTTGCCCAAGCCTTTTTCTTTCAGTAGGATTACCGTTCGGGCAGCTTCTTTTCGGTTGAACTTCTTCGCCCACTTTTCATAACCGACCGTCTTGCCCTCGGCCATCTTTGCCTGAATATCAATCAGCATCTGGAACTGCTTCGGGGCAGGAGCCTTGGCAGAGCCGCCTTTTGATTTGTGCAGGTTCTTGCCGGAGATAACCGCTTGAATTTCCTC
This genomic window from Solobacterium moorei contains:
- a CDS encoding DUF1292 domain-containing protein, which encodes MDEDNIITLNDENGNEVEFEFLDLIPYRQNEYVVLLPIGDSDGQVVILQLKEIDDETEEYVGVENEFVLETVFALFKERNKDFFTFE
- a CDS encoding zinc metalloprotease HtpX — encoded protein: MDIWHRVGRIVRFSNLGTLLFFTLNILLIVAVFGSSGSIVELICIYFFTVAISLSPLGEMCLAAFAGASDIKRVDIKLRVVPLVQYVLDKAKENTSYCPKKVKVKIIHDPAPNAFALGRQTLCITDGLLLLSDDMILGILAHEIGHLSYGHTVIQLLIGGGNIFISGCLLLIKISYWIFSAIMGLFAICSRSGVMGIITAVFAGISTALSWLWVKFCMLFLMWSMRQNEYLADEFAYKIGFGLELATVLDQHISDVPHDGFLSAIYSTHPCNDDRVAALQNLGVPYSRY